GCGCTAAACACTTTCTCTAAACCGCCGCGGCCCAGGAGGGCACCGATGGGAAAGCCGTTTCCCAATCCTTTGGCCAAGGTGACGATATCCGGCTGAATACCCCACCGCTGAAAGGCGAATACATCTCCCGTCCGCCCCATTCCGGTCTGTACTTCATCGACGATCAGCAGAATATCACGCTGGCGGCATTCCGCTTCCACCGCCTGCACAAACGCCATATCCGCCGGGCGCACGCCGCCTTCGCCCTGCACCAGCTCCAGTAAAACGGCGGCAGTATCGGTTCCTATCCTGGCCTGTAAATCATCAATATCGTTAAAGGTGGCATAGTGAAAACCGGGCGGCAACGGGTCAAAACCGGTTTTTACTTTTTCCTGACCGGTCGCGGTTAAGGTGGCTAACGTCCGTCCATGAAAGGAAGAATGAAAGCTGATAATCTGAGGCGCTTTAATCCCACGTACCACCTGGGCATAGCGGCGTGCCAATTTGATCGCCGCTTCATTGGCCTCGGCTCCGCTGTTGCAAAAAAAGGCAAAATCCAAACCGGACAATTGTGCCAAACGCTCCGCCACGCGCTCCTGCAACGGAATCTCAAACAGATTGGAGACGTGCCACACCGCATCCATCTGTTGCTGTAACGCTTTTTTCACCTGCGGATGCGCATGTCCCAGATTGCAGACACCCAGCCCAGAGGTAAAGTCCAGGTACTCTTTTCCCTGTTCATCTTTCACCTTTACACCTTCAGCCTGAATCGGCCGAATTCCATTCCGTTTATAGGTGGGAAACAACGCCATCCACCTTCGCCTCCTCCCGTCGAATGATCGTCCCTTGCTCTTTCTCTCCGTCAAATCGGGGTAATGGGGCCCCGCCATCCAGGATCACCACTTCTTGCACCGATCCCGTTAACCCATTTAAGGCGGCTTCCGCTTTTGGGATCATTCCGCCGCTAATCCGTCCTTCCGCCACCATGGAACGCACCTGACTTGGTGTCAAAAGCGGCAACACCGCTCCTTTGCCATTGGCATCCGCCATGATCCCCGGCACATCTGTCACCATCCACAGCTGTTCCGCTTGCAAGGATTGTGCAATCGCCGCTGCAACTGTATCGGCGTTTACATTGTAATGGTGCCCCTCTTTATCACGGCCAATGGAGGCGATGACCGGAACCCATCCCGCTGACAACAAGGGATGAAGCGCTTCTGCTCGCACCGAATCCACTTCCCCTACCCAACCCAAGGAGGGATCTTTTGCTTTGACCTTGAGCAGTTGCCGGTCTACCCCGGACAAGCCAAAGGCGGGCGCCCCCGCTTGCTCCAAGGCGGTAACCAATTGTTTGTTCAGTAATCCTGCCAACACCATCTGGACCACTTCCAGACTGTTGTCGTCGGTTACGCGCAAACCGTTCACAAACTGGGGGGTCAAGCCCAATTTTTGTTGCATCCGGCCGATCATCGGGCCACCGCCGTGAACGATCACAATCTGAACGCCTGCTGCCAAGAGAGACGCACATCCGCTGAAAAAAGTGGGATGGAGACGCTCCAGCACACTTCCTCCCGCTTTGATCACCACGGTTTTTCTCTGCAAGGCCATCCTCTCCTTTCATCGCATCGATCCACTCCTGGTATTTTTGAATATGCGTGATCTTACTGTGTGCAAATCGCTTGTCCGTCGGCCAGCGAACGCCGATCAACTCGTTCTCTTTTCGATGTAGGGAGACTGTCCACCTCAGTCGCAAAGGTTAGGAGCGAGGAAAAACTCACTGTCGCTCAGCAAAGCATCACTTTTCCCCACCCTCGGCGGCTTCCGCTGAGTGGCACGGAAAAGGATTTCGCTTTCAAAAATCCCTTCCATCGTTACCGCCCTCATGTACGATAGCTGGCATTAATCCGGACATAATCATAGGTGAGATCACAGCCCCAAGCGGTTGCGGCAGCCGTCCCTTGATGGAGGTCCAATAAAAAGTGAACCATATCCCCAACCAACGCTTCCTTTGCCGCCTCCTCGGCATTGGGTACCGCCATTCCTCGCTGCACTAACTGATGCTCACCCACCCACAGATCGACGCGCTCAGGATCGACATAGGTTCCGCAATAGCCCAGGGCACACAACAGCCGCCCCCAGTTGGGATCCTCTCCATATACCGCTGTCTTTACCAAGCTGGATCCTACCACCGTTTTCGCCGCCTGCCGGGCTCCTTCCAAGGTTTCCGCTCCCTGCACTGTCACTTCCACCAACTTGGTCGCTCCCTCACCGTCCCGGGCAATCATTTGTGCCAGTCGTCGACTCACATCGGTAAAAGCGGATTGAAACGCTCCCCAATCCGGATGCCCTTCATCCAATGTGTCATGCCCCGCCAATCCGCTAGCCATCACTGTCACCATATCGTTGGTGCTGGAATCACCGTCAACGGTGATCATATTGAAGCTCTCATCCGTTGTTGCTTTTAACAGCCGCTGTAACACCGGTGGTTCAATGACGGCATCAGTGGTGATAAAGGCTAACATCGTCGCCATATTGGGATGAACCATACCTGAACCTTTGGCTGCCCCGGCGATCCGCACCTCTTGACCATCCACTTTTACACGGGCTTCCGCTGCCTTTGTAAAAGTGTCGGTGGTTAAGATGGCAGCGCCAAAATCCTGATCCCCCTGGGGCGAGAGCGACGCGGTCAACGGTGGAACCGCGTCAACGATCCGTTCCAACGGCAATCGCTCTCCGATTACGCCGGTGGATGTAACGCCGACGAGAGTTTCAGAAATGCCCAGGGCTTGTGCGCATGCGCGCCTCATTTCGCGGGCATCTTCCCAGCCCTGTTCACCGGTGCAGGCGTTGGCATTGCCGCTGTTGACCAATAATGCTTGCATCCGTCCGTTGGATGCAGCCAGCCCTTCACGGGTGACGCCTAACGGAGGTGCCTGAAAGGCGTTGGTGGTGTAAACCGCCGCCGCTGCTGCGGGGACATGACAATACAACAGACCCAGATCTTTGCGCTTCCGTTTAATCCCTGCATGTAAGCCCGCAGCCGCAAACCCGCGGGGGGATGTAATCATCGGCGCCGCAATCGCTTCAACCCCCAATTGATCGCTGTCCGTGATCGTGCTCATTTTTAGCCGTTCCAATTCGATTTCTCCCCTCTCTTTTAGCCGATCATCGTTTTTTTATGGAAACAGCGGATCTGCGACCAGCCCGGCGGTCTCCGGCCAACCCATGCGTATGTTCAGG
This sequence is a window from Desmospora activa DSM 45169. Protein-coding genes within it:
- a CDS encoding acetylornithine transaminase; the encoded protein is MALFPTYKRNGIRPIQAEGVKVKDEQGKEYLDFTSGLGVCNLGHAHPQVKKALQQQMDAVWHVSNLFEIPLQERVAERLAQLSGLDFAFFCNSGAEANEAAIKLARRYAQVVRGIKAPQIISFHSSFHGRTLATLTATGQEKVKTGFDPLPPGFHYATFNDIDDLQARIGTDTAAVLLELVQGEGGVRPADMAFVQAVEAECRQRDILLIVDEVQTGMGRTGDVFAFQRWGIQPDIVTLAKGLGNGFPIGALLGRGGLEKVFSAGSHGSTFGGNPLAMAVADAVLDCLTTPGFLTESRALGEHLGQLLQTRLEPLPGIRSVRGLGWMWGVELERPVAPLLHALAQKGLLATPAGEKVLRLLPPVVTTKAQVEQAVNLIEETWLELEEVVTDGSVSGV
- the argB gene encoding acetylglutamate kinase, translated to MQRKTVVIKAGGSVLERLHPTFFSGCASLLAAGVQIVIVHGGGPMIGRMQQKLGLTPQFVNGLRVTDDNSLEVVQMVLAGLLNKQLVTALEQAGAPAFGLSGVDRQLLKVKAKDPSLGWVGEVDSVRAEALHPLLSAGWVPVIASIGRDKEGHHYNVNADTVAAAIAQSLQAEQLWMVTDVPGIMADANGKGAVLPLLTPSQVRSMVAEGRISGGMIPKAEAALNGLTGSVQEVVILDGGAPLPRFDGEKEQGTIIRREEAKVDGVVSHL
- the argJ gene encoding bifunctional glutamate N-acetyltransferase/amino-acid acetyltransferase ArgJ, which produces MSTITDSDQLGVEAIAAPMITSPRGFAAAGLHAGIKRKRKDLGLLYCHVPAAAAAVYTTNAFQAPPLGVTREGLAASNGRMQALLVNSGNANACTGEQGWEDAREMRRACAQALGISETLVGVTSTGVIGERLPLERIVDAVPPLTASLSPQGDQDFGAAILTTDTFTKAAEARVKVDGQEVRIAGAAKGSGMVHPNMATMLAFITTDAVIEPPVLQRLLKATTDESFNMITVDGDSSTNDMVTVMASGLAGHDTLDEGHPDWGAFQSAFTDVSRRLAQMIARDGEGATKLVEVTVQGAETLEGARQAAKTVVGSSLVKTAVYGEDPNWGRLLCALGYCGTYVDPERVDLWVGEHQLVQRGMAVPNAEEAAKEALVGDMVHFLLDLHQGTAAATAWGCDLTYDYVRINASYRT